A window of the Agrococcus jejuensis genome harbors these coding sequences:
- a CDS encoding PLD nuclease N-terminal domain-containing protein, whose amino-acid sequence MARYLIIGGILAVAMAVYAIVDLTITDDRRIRRLNRVLWAVLIVLVPVVGPLGWLFWGKAPRSAAPPEGPEDSTEFRTQLGTWVSADESDRRIAELEQQLAALDDEAQADQARRDEPAAEEPTESADDETAETADHTLPADDRDDDSRRG is encoded by the coding sequence ATGGCGCGCTACCTCATCATCGGCGGCATCCTGGCCGTCGCGATGGCGGTGTACGCGATCGTCGACCTCACGATCACCGACGACCGTCGCATCCGCAGGCTCAATCGTGTGCTGTGGGCCGTGCTCATCGTGCTCGTGCCCGTCGTCGGCCCGCTGGGCTGGCTGTTCTGGGGCAAGGCGCCCCGCTCGGCCGCGCCGCCCGAGGGGCCGGAGGACTCGACGGAGTTCCGCACGCAGTTGGGCACGTGGGTGAGCGCCGACGAGTCGGATCGCCGCATCGCCGAGCTCGAGCAGCAGCTCGCCGCGCTCGACGACGAGGCGCAGGCCGATCAGGCTCGCCGCGACGAGCCCGCCGCCGAGGAGCCGACGGAGTCCGCCGACGACGAGACGGCCGAGACCGCCGACCACACGCTGCCCGCGGACGACCGCGACGACGACTCGCGCCGTGGCTGA
- a CDS encoding nuclear transport factor 2 family protein, whose product MTERMPDFTMPSDEDLAAERRAEAISRARAADPTSGLRDALGLEQEPLDEAVLADAAGADEADDASGEQGAAALPPPDPSTRIHSRRADRPVRVPSAVRRRVLTIVRNPIVAFATGASVVAAGFLAAPAITAWTERGTMAELERVVDDYVAALNQGDAEAAVAAFRPDEGMGSLALIEAGVAPTSPPTVACGAPTLDRAGDVATARCSLEVMGYGSGGMVTPLRIERVDGSWRLGSSLLQRSYVAPALFELVSVSGVPMAGLLDPDEEAYWLLPGGYDTETRTSDLIDLTDYGGLVVADGGGYLNVMPQVSEAVMDDVEAAALAFAEGCVVDEDAATRCGIVPPPEGRGLSASFSQPGYPHDALTFGIPVRIAGSGEAAAPNVEVLVHFDETWTSYELEVTGVTEMYG is encoded by the coding sequence ATGACCGAGCGCATGCCCGACTTCACGATGCCCTCCGACGAGGACCTCGCCGCCGAGCGCCGCGCCGAGGCGATCTCGCGCGCCCGCGCCGCCGATCCCACCTCAGGGCTGCGCGATGCGCTCGGGCTCGAGCAGGAGCCGCTCGACGAGGCGGTGCTCGCCGATGCGGCGGGAGCCGACGAGGCCGACGATGCGTCGGGGGAGCAGGGTGCTGCCGCGCTGCCCCCGCCCGACCCGAGCACCCGCATCCACTCCCGTCGCGCCGACCGACCGGTGCGCGTGCCCTCGGCCGTGCGCCGCCGCGTGCTGACGATCGTGCGCAACCCGATCGTCGCGTTCGCGACCGGCGCCTCCGTCGTCGCCGCGGGCTTCCTGGCCGCGCCGGCGATCACGGCCTGGACCGAGCGCGGCACGATGGCCGAGCTCGAGCGCGTCGTCGACGACTACGTGGCGGCGCTCAACCAGGGCGATGCCGAGGCGGCGGTCGCCGCCTTCCGCCCTGACGAGGGGATGGGATCGCTGGCACTCATCGAGGCCGGGGTCGCGCCGACGAGCCCGCCCACGGTGGCCTGCGGAGCGCCCACGCTCGACCGCGCCGGCGACGTGGCGACGGCCCGCTGCAGCCTCGAGGTCATGGGCTACGGCTCGGGCGGCATGGTCACCCCGCTGCGGATCGAGCGGGTCGACGGCAGCTGGCGACTCGGATCGAGCCTCCTGCAGCGCTCGTACGTCGCACCGGCGCTGTTCGAGCTCGTATCGGTGTCGGGCGTGCCGATGGCGGGCCTGCTCGATCCCGACGAGGAAGCCTACTGGCTGCTGCCCGGTGGCTACGACACCGAGACGCGCACCTCCGACCTCATCGACCTCACCGACTACGGCGGGCTCGTCGTCGCCGACGGCGGCGGCTACCTCAACGTCATGCCGCAGGTCTCCGAGGCCGTCATGGACGACGTCGAGGCGGCCGCGCTCGCCTTCGCGGAGGGCTGCGTCGTCGACGAGGATGCCGCCACCCGGTGCGGCATCGTGCCGCCGCCCGAGGGGCGGGGACTCTCGGCCAGCTTCTCGCAGCCGGGGTACCCGCACGACGCCCTGACGTTCGGCATCCCCGTGCGCATCGCCGGCTCGGGCGAGGCCGCCGCGCCGAACGTCGAGGTGCTCGTGCACTTCGACGAGACCTGGACGTCGTACGAGCTCGAGGTCACCGGCGTCACGGAGATGTACGGGTGA
- a CDS encoding DUF4229 domain-containing protein produces the protein MRAIVSYVLLRAALFIAPFAILVAAQVEWYVALVISLLFAFAASAVFLRRQKAAVSAEIARMRGERGHRDDEDVEDEAVDAVRATETDDESIDAGADAEDDAEDGTVATTTTDPDLVTDEDASAAERDDRTDR, from the coding sequence GTGCGTGCCATCGTCTCCTACGTCCTGCTGCGCGCTGCGCTGTTCATCGCGCCGTTCGCGATCCTCGTCGCAGCGCAGGTCGAGTGGTACGTCGCCCTCGTCATCTCGCTGCTGTTCGCGTTCGCAGCGAGCGCCGTGTTCCTGCGCAGGCAGAAGGCCGCGGTGAGCGCCGAGATCGCGCGGATGCGCGGCGAGCGCGGCCACCGCGACGACGAGGACGTCGAGGACGAGGCGGTCGACGCCGTGCGCGCGACCGAGACCGACGACGAGTCGATCGACGCGGGCGCCGACGCCGAGGACGACGCCGAGGATGGCACCGTCGCGACGACGACGACCGATCCCGACCTCGTCACCGACGAGGATGCATCCGCCGCCGAGCGCGACGACCGCACCGACCGCTGA
- a CDS encoding 1,4-dihydroxy-2-naphthoate polyprenyltransferase → MAKTSAAPGGRKQDERARARSGNPARRGTTVRAAKRPPTFGDWVAATRPRTLSMAIAPVAVGVGAAFAAQGYHLAIALLALAVAVFLQMGVNVANDYSDGIRGTDADRKGPRRITSSTAVDPKRVRTVAIVLLGLGAASGVALAVVSQQWWLLLVGAVCVALAWLYTGGPRPYGYYGLGELVAFLVFGMIAVNGTVFATLGRWTEDSLVLGAAMGCFAAALMLVNNLRDVDSDRAAGKRTVPTLIGRIASKVLYGILMLVPFGILAIYSLALAYGPFVLLVLVVAVPAVVIVAMARTTRDYVTALGLTSLTTLLYGLGTAVALWGGITGFAF, encoded by the coding sequence GTGGCGAAGACGAGCGCAGCACCCGGCGGACGCAAGCAGGACGAGCGCGCTCGCGCGCGCTCGGGCAACCCCGCCAGGCGCGGCACGACGGTGCGCGCCGCGAAGCGCCCGCCGACCTTCGGCGACTGGGTCGCCGCGACGCGGCCCCGCACGCTGTCGATGGCGATCGCGCCCGTCGCCGTCGGCGTCGGCGCCGCGTTCGCCGCCCAGGGATACCACCTCGCGATCGCGCTGCTCGCGCTCGCCGTCGCGGTCTTCCTGCAGATGGGCGTCAACGTCGCCAACGACTACTCCGACGGCATCCGCGGCACCGACGCCGACCGCAAGGGTCCGCGCCGCATCACGTCGTCGACCGCCGTCGACCCCAAGCGGGTGCGTACCGTCGCGATCGTGCTGCTCGGCCTCGGCGCCGCATCCGGCGTCGCGCTCGCGGTCGTGTCGCAGCAGTGGTGGCTGCTGCTCGTCGGCGCCGTGTGCGTCGCGCTCGCCTGGCTCTACACGGGCGGCCCGCGCCCCTACGGCTACTACGGGCTCGGCGAGCTCGTCGCCTTCCTCGTCTTCGGCATGATCGCCGTCAACGGCACCGTCTTCGCGACGCTCGGCCGCTGGACCGAGGACTCCCTCGTGCTCGGCGCCGCCATGGGCTGCTTCGCCGCGGCCCTCATGCTCGTGAACAACCTGCGCGACGTCGACTCCGACCGCGCCGCAGGCAAGCGCACGGTGCCGACGCTCATCGGCCGCATCGCGTCGAAGGTGCTGTACGGCATCCTCATGCTCGTGCCGTTCGGCATCCTCGCGATCTACTCGCTCGCGCTCGCGTACGGCCCGTTCGTGCTGCTCGTGCTCGTGGTGGCCGTGCCGGCCGTCGTCATCGTCGCGATGGCCCGCACGACGCGCGACTACGTGACGGCGCTGGGCCTCACGTCGCTCACGACGTTGCTCTACGGCCTCGGCACGGCGGTCGCGCTGTGGGGCGGCATCACGGGCTTCGCGTTCTGA
- a CDS encoding AMP-binding protein, giving the protein MPEIVATSGTSGVPKQVLLSDAAIAASTDAANEALGGAGQWVLSLPDSFIAGRNVVWRNAPSGAPLVRTEGSFTAEAFVTAVESLEHERRYTSLVPTQLARLVDAAQLDRSFAGPIRRLDRILLGGQRAPIGLIERAARLGWKVTRTYGMTETCGGCVWDGRPLGLTKVRLTDQIEISGPHLADGYSDEELTARRFVQDASGTRWFRTGDAGSLVGGQLQVSGRIDDVIVSGGVNVSLAAVEHVVQVFAPDAVVVAGPDAEWGEVPVVVTTLRPDLAEIRQAVQHALGKPARPNHVVTVSVIPTTHTGKPDRKRLSRLVASRMRQRRTSWWRSTPSAPRPPR; this is encoded by the coding sequence ATGCCCGAGATCGTCGCGACGAGCGGCACCTCGGGCGTGCCCAAGCAGGTGCTGCTGTCGGATGCCGCGATCGCCGCGTCGACCGACGCCGCCAACGAGGCGCTCGGCGGCGCGGGCCAGTGGGTGCTGTCGCTGCCCGACTCGTTCATCGCCGGCCGCAACGTCGTGTGGCGCAACGCGCCGTCGGGGGCGCCGCTCGTGCGCACCGAGGGCTCGTTCACAGCCGAGGCGTTCGTCACGGCCGTCGAGTCGCTCGAGCACGAGCGCCGCTACACGTCGCTCGTGCCGACGCAGCTCGCGCGCCTCGTCGACGCCGCGCAGCTCGACCGCTCGTTCGCCGGCCCCATCCGCCGGCTCGACCGCATCCTGCTCGGCGGTCAGCGCGCGCCGATCGGCCTCATCGAGCGCGCCGCGCGGCTGGGGTGGAAGGTCACGCGCACGTACGGCATGACCGAGACGTGCGGCGGCTGCGTGTGGGACGGGCGGCCGCTGGGGCTCACGAAGGTGCGGCTCACCGACCAGATCGAGATCTCGGGGCCGCACCTCGCCGACGGCTACTCCGACGAGGAGCTCACGGCGCGACGGTTCGTGCAGGATGCGAGCGGCACGCGCTGGTTCCGCACGGGCGACGCCGGCTCGCTCGTCGGCGGCCAGCTGCAGGTCTCGGGCCGCATCGACGACGTCATCGTGTCGGGCGGCGTCAACGTGTCGCTCGCGGCCGTCGAGCACGTCGTGCAGGTCTTCGCGCCCGACGCCGTCGTCGTCGCCGGCCCCGACGCCGAGTGGGGCGAGGTGCCCGTCGTCGTGACGACGCTGCGCCCCGACCTCGCCGAGATCCGCCAGGCGGTGCAGCACGCGCTCGGCAAGCCAGCGCGCCCCAACCACGTCGTGACGGTGTCGGTGATCCCCACGACCCACACGGGCAAGCCCGACCGCAAGCGCCTCTCGCGCCTCGTCGCGAGCCGCATGCGCCAGCGCCGCACCTCGTGGTGGCGCTCGACCCCGTCGGCGCCCCGCCCGCCCCGCTGA
- a CDS encoding 1,4-dihydroxy-2-naphthoyl-CoA synthase, with protein sequence MTVSELFDPSAWVVSPESEGFSDITSHRSHDGRIARIAFDRPEVRNAFRPSTVDELHRALSAAHLDSKVGVVLLTGNGPSPKDGGWAFCSGGDQRIRGRDGYRYAEGDSAATIDPARAGRLHILEVQRLIRFMPKVVIAVVPGWAAGGGHSLHVVCDLTIASTEHARFKQTDADVGSFDAGYGSAYMARQTGQKFAREVFFLAREYSADRALAAGAINASVPHAELETTAIEWAREILGKSPTAIRMLKYAFNAPDDGLVGQQLFAGEATRLAYGTDEAVEGRDAFLEKRDPDWSPFPWAY encoded by the coding sequence GTGACCGTCTCCGAGCTCTTCGACCCGAGCGCGTGGGTCGTCTCGCCCGAGTCCGAGGGCTTCTCGGACATCACCTCGCACCGCTCGCACGACGGCCGCATCGCTCGCATCGCCTTCGATCGGCCAGAGGTGCGCAACGCCTTCCGGCCCTCCACGGTCGACGAGCTGCACCGCGCCCTCTCGGCCGCGCACCTCGACTCGAAGGTCGGCGTCGTGCTGCTCACGGGCAACGGGCCGAGCCCGAAGGACGGCGGCTGGGCGTTCTGCTCCGGCGGCGACCAGCGCATCCGCGGCCGCGACGGCTACCGCTACGCCGAGGGCGACTCCGCCGCCACGATCGACCCCGCCCGCGCGGGCAGGCTGCACATCCTCGAGGTGCAGCGCCTCATCCGCTTCATGCCGAAGGTCGTCATCGCCGTCGTGCCCGGATGGGCTGCCGGCGGCGGGCACTCGCTGCACGTCGTGTGCGACCTCACGATCGCGAGCACCGAGCACGCGCGCTTCAAGCAGACCGACGCCGACGTCGGCTCGTTCGACGCCGGCTACGGCTCCGCGTACATGGCACGGCAGACGGGGCAGAAGTTCGCGCGCGAGGTGTTCTTCCTCGCCCGCGAGTACTCCGCCGACCGCGCGCTCGCCGCGGGCGCGATCAACGCATCCGTGCCGCACGCCGAGCTCGAGACGACCGCGATCGAGTGGGCGCGCGAGATCCTCGGCAAGAGCCCCACGGCCATCCGCATGCTGAAGTACGCGTTCAACGCGCCCGACGACGGGCTCGTGGGCCAGCAGCTGTTCGCGGGCGAGGCCACGCGCCTCGCGTACGGCACCGACGAGGCGGTCGAGGGCCGCGACGCCTTCCTCGAGAAGCGCGACCCCGACTGGTCGCCGTTCCCCTGGGCCTACTGA
- a CDS encoding o-succinylbenzoate synthase: MLPPIDALLDALHVVHLPLATRFRGVEHREAALVRGPEGWGEWSPFLEYEPDEASTWLAAAIEDAWMPRPPALRDRIPVNATLPAVAPASVAGVLARYDGCRTVKVKVAERGQTLADDVARVREVRTLLPDARIRVDANGGWNVDEAETAIRALERLDLEYAEQPCATVPELAELRSRVHRMGVPIAADESVRKASDPLAVVAAGAADVLVVKAQPLGGVRRALAIVAEAGLPAVVSSALDTSVGLSQGAALAAALPELPYDCGLGTGALLEQDVAGPLLPVDGSIPVGRVEVDEHRLAWHAASAERTAWWRRRLEASYAVLAEQA; the protein is encoded by the coding sequence ATGCTCCCGCCCATCGACGCGCTGCTCGACGCGCTCCATGTCGTGCACCTGCCGCTCGCCACCCGCTTCCGCGGCGTCGAGCACCGAGAGGCCGCCCTCGTGCGCGGCCCCGAGGGCTGGGGCGAGTGGAGCCCCTTCCTCGAGTACGAGCCCGACGAGGCGTCGACGTGGCTCGCCGCCGCGATCGAGGATGCGTGGATGCCGCGGCCGCCCGCGCTGCGCGACCGCATCCCCGTCAACGCCACGCTGCCCGCCGTCGCGCCCGCGTCGGTCGCGGGGGTGCTCGCCCGCTACGACGGCTGCCGCACCGTGAAGGTGAAGGTCGCCGAGCGCGGCCAGACGCTCGCCGACGACGTCGCGCGCGTGCGCGAGGTGCGCACGCTGCTGCCCGATGCGCGCATCCGCGTCGACGCGAACGGCGGGTGGAACGTCGACGAGGCCGAGACCGCCATCCGCGCGCTCGAGCGCCTCGACCTCGAGTACGCCGAGCAGCCGTGCGCGACCGTGCCCGAGCTCGCCGAGCTGCGGTCGCGCGTGCACCGCATGGGCGTGCCGATCGCGGCCGACGAGTCGGTGCGCAAGGCCTCCGACCCCCTCGCGGTCGTCGCGGCGGGCGCCGCCGACGTGCTCGTCGTGAAGGCGCAGCCGCTCGGCGGCGTGCGCCGAGCGCTCGCGATCGTCGCCGAGGCGGGGCTGCCCGCCGTGGTGTCGAGCGCGCTCGACACGTCGGTGGGGCTGTCGCAGGGCGCGGCGCTCGCCGCGGCGCTGCCCGAGCTGCCGTACGACTGCGGCCTCGGCACGGGTGCGCTGCTCGAGCAGGACGTCGCCGGCCCGCTGCTGCCGGTCGACGGCAGCATCCCCGTGGGCCGCGTCGAGGTCGACGAGCACCGCCTCGCGTGGCACGCCGCATCGGCCGAGCGCACCGCGTGGTGGCGGCGCAGGCTCGAGGCGTCGTACGCCGTGCTCGCCGAGCAGGCCTGA